The Quercus lobata isolate SW786 chromosome 9, ValleyOak3.0 Primary Assembly, whole genome shotgun sequence region GTGTGTTGAAGTTGTGCAAAGAGGTCTAGAGAAAATACTGCATAAAACTTCAGATGGGAGAATTTGTGGAATGAGAGATTAGAGAATAGAAAAGATAAATTCTAACTCaaatcacaatatatatatatatatatatatatatatatattgtagctAAAATGTTTCTAAAGAGTCTTTGTGGGAAGCATAAAGGTTGTAAATAGATAAAAGAGCAAAATCTTATTTGTGATGTATAAATTCCTTGTAATTTCATTTTACCTTGTCTATTTCGTGTAATTTTATTATACTTAAGGTTGCATGAAATGgtctttgaaaaaatatttctacACAAAATTGACTATAAACACTAAAATAGATTTGTGAAAGATCTCACAAATATACAataggaaaaaacaaaataaataaataaaatatgagaaaacaatCATACATAAGATAAGAAcgtaaaaaatttacataattcaATAATAACCTACGTCCACATGACAACAAGGGATGAATCCacacaatatcaaaattagaatacaaaatgtttttatataatcaaaatgcctttcacaaataacaaaaagctctctaagatttttttttttttttttaatggtatttTTTAGTCTCTAGTCTTTTACAAGTTTGCCTAATAGACTGTTATACAGTGTAGTGGATATTAACGGATATAGGGAATCGAATATACTTTTGATACGTGTAGGGAACTGATTTAACAGAAAGTgttgccatttttttttgggtgacaTATAAATCTGTTAAGgcaaaattcacaaaattttaagccaaattatctaacatatatataggattgcatgaatttatttttgcttgttcttttatgatttttattattatttgtatggGTATTGGATTTacatattcatcaaattatCTTACCTTGTGTCATTCTTGAACATTATcctaactttttatttttccttagaGCCTAGTCTTGTAGCTTCTTTTGTTTGCCATAGGACTAATCaccctccctttcttagtcatCGAGGTAATTAATCtatttgtaggaaaaaaaaaaaagccatcaGCATTATTCAAATCTCGATCTTCAAGCCCATATTCATGCAATCAGATTTCCAACCAAATTGTATATCTATGCATGACTGCATGTGAAGTAAAAATTCGGTAGAGTTTAGACATTTGTGGGTTCCTATTTTGAATAATACCTAGACCCAACGATGACAAAGGATCTTGGGCCTCCAAGGATAGATGGTTAATTGTTGGTTGGATTGGGCTTGGCTTACTGTGACCTTGTTGGGCCGTTTTACGAACCAATTTGTGCACAAAACATGAATCCCAAAACACAAGAATGCATATGTGTGTGTTGGTTGAGTGAATAATCAAGGAActgcaaataaaaaaatataaagctaGTAAAATGACAGAAATCCTCTAAAATAGAGTGAggttatgttttattttatttagtgtTTGAGTACATTGGGTCTTGCTTTACTAGGATGTATCACAAGGCTCAATAAAGTTCCAAGGTCACAAACTTGGATAGCTCTATTTAGACTTTCAAGACTTGAGAATTTTGAATCCTCCTGAATTCGAGTGCTTCCTTAAGTGTTTTCTCCAGGATCTCCTATAATGCCTTACACTTCACTCTGTCTTAAGTAAAAGCTCAAGACTCTCTTTATGgtgctttctttgtttcttgaGTGCTTCTGTCTGAATGAATCCTTTTGGCTTGGGTTTtacccctttttatagtgttgTGTGAAGATTCTTCCAAATCAACAATCCACCCCTTTGGTGCTCTGGGCAATAGAACCAATGTTATGTCTGAAACATTGGTGGCTGGTCCtttcccctttcttttcttacttcACTTTCTTGGGGACTGATAGCTAAAAGCCCACTTGCTGACTTTCCTCTTGTAGGAGATCCTTTTTGAGTAAATCCAAATTCTTCTCTAAGGtaaaaaaattctcattctTTCCCTAAGGCCTTAGAAAAGACACCTCAAAGCTCTGAGGTTTTGATGTTGACTCCTcataacttgtttcttttcctaaaatggGGCGGATTCCTTCTTGCTAATGGTGTGGCCAGAAAGGTTCTTGGCCACCTTCCTTCTTGATTCACCTATTCTACCTGACCGAGGTCCTAGGTTCCTTCAATAGATGTTGACTCAAAATCACCATTTATCTTTATCACTCTCTTTTGGGTCATAGGAAGCTAATGTTGACAAAACCTCATTCACCCTTCATGCCCCTTTTTACATGAGTATATCATATCCTGAGCTGTCCACGTCTTGGTTGGCATCTTCCAGCTTTTCTCGAGGATTTGCTCACTGAGGTTGGCGGATCTTGTGCAATCTGGCCCTAGATCCTTCTCGCTTCTTTAGACTTTCTTAGGTATCATGACTTCCTTACATCCTTGGGCCAAACCTTCCTCATCCCTCATTTTCTAAGGTGCGGGactaatttttcttcttcttataggCCAGGCTctcctttttcattttaagggccaaaccttcttccttttctcattTTCGTGGGTTGGATCTTTATTGCTTTTATGAGCCTAGCTCCTTTTTAcattttggacctcaacaacATTATGGATAAAGAGTTAGCCCAATTGGTCCTTGAGGCTGATGGGTCAAAAACTTTCTAGTTTCTATACCCAGCACAACAAAATCTTTTACTTTAGTCCAGGACTCCAAATAAATGGTACGTTTCTGAAAGAGTTTTTATggaaatatttaaataattagcAGAATCTAGCCTAGCATGAAATCTTTCAATTCATGCAGTAAAGTTTGACAAttattcattctcaaaaaaaaaaaaaagtttgacaatTATTCTTGTAGTTTTGCTGCCGACAAAATTAATTGATCCAGTATCACTATAAGAAAAAAAGTTCTACCTACAAATAAAAAGTTGCCATAAACCAAATTGTTGTCGCATACTATGGGTTAGtgtgaaaattaaattattttggtgccattttagaaatttttatgggaaagtGAAAAAGTAACTAacattttttatagtttttaaattttttttataaaatttttcaattttttatagtttttaaattttttttataaaatttttctaaaattgatgATTAATGTATGTTCTAAGGCgagtttcagttaactcaattagtaaagtctctgatgatttaataagagatttgagattcaatttccacatacacaaaaaaccaattagtgtcttggcctgatgataaagagttatcatcaggagcAAAAGTCATAAATTGaagctctttaaaaaaattatatgtccTAAGGACATACATTAACTGgatccataaaataaaattcaacattttctttatatatatattttttaacttggtTGCCAAACAAAATAGTGTCTTGTTTGCCAATGATCTCATAGTTGAATTAACACATTTCTATGCATAAAGTCCTTGAAAGTCTAAGAGGAAAAAAGTTTGAGATATGAAGTTAGCAGCAAattgcaattatcttttaaaaaaataatattgtttgtttgatacaacaattattttagttattctCACTTTATAAGTGAGATAAGATATGGAGAACTAACAAACATGAGAAAGATCTTATTGGATAAATTGtatagaaattaaattatttaagtcCTCTAACCCTCCAACAACAtcaattattttcaaataaaaggaaataaaaaatattaggaTCAGTAAAGggttaaattgaaaataactcCAAATTTTCAAGGACTAAAAGCTTACCttaatctaaaatttattgcctctatttttattttattttataattcgatAGTAGAAGGTGGGAGGATTAGAACTCTAAATGTTTTAGTTGAAAATACTAGAGGTGTCGactaattgagttacaagactcttttcaaatttattgtatCCATTAACACTATTTCGAAAATATTCAAGTTGCGAGGTAAATTAAGTCTATCCCTAACTTCCAAAACTTTGTATTGATTTATACGTGACTGCCACTTTTTGTTGGCCAGATTCAATTATCTACATTTGGCGAATATGTCCTGCTTTCTTTCCCTTCTATATGAATAGGCAATGTTGTTTTGACCATAATTGAGAGACCATGACCAGCGGGATGCAATTGCAAAAGAACGAAATTGCACCTATACTTTTCCCACCCACAAAAATTGTTTGTCAAATCATGTATCATATGGCAATACAGCATTGTAATTGGCCTAATTAGGcttcaaattaattttagaaCCTACATGATTTGTCACATAtgtcttttaaatattttttttgtccgCACCGTACCTGGTAAGATGGCCGCCAAACTTTGTTGAAATCTCTACATAgtttgttttttgataattgatagttacaatgtgggaacaaaaaatttgaacccTGAATGTTTTCGTTAGAAACAATAAGAGATGTTAATTGAATTGCTGAACTCTTTACAAGTCTCTGCAAAATTAAAGAAGTGATTTGATAGGAGATAATTGCCATTACCTATAAAACAATCTAGAACGGAATAATATAGCTCATGGCAGGAGGTATTGACCTTTAAACAGAGAGCGTTGGTTTATGAAttacaaagatcaaatcatttttatatgtatacataCCATAGAAACGTGCAAAAGATTAACCGTAAATTACATATATCACTTGTATAATATatccttaaaattaaaattatagatatattttgtgacatttgaattttatgtataattatctttctatttacaaaaatgtgatgagtgattattgataagtaaaaaagtaatattaatagtagaatcaaataaaaactagtaaaaattgttataatactaatttgtaaaaatattgtaaaaacttATCACACCATTAAATTTCACTAAATCAGTTTAAAAAAACTACATAAATCGAACCCCGTGATAATATAGGGGAAAGAATTGTTTTGcacacttttttctttctttctttaaccAACACTGTTTAAAACAAACACCACTACAAAGCACAATTAACTTCCAtgttttaagaatatatagaTATAGGAGTTGTATACGTGTATGATGTGCCCTTAAGTGGTAAATCCATGATAAACACATCCAGCTATTTGATCATGCTGTGACTGTGCGGTGAATTGTGATGCACACCAACAgctaaataaaattcaataatgAAAACAGTGGCGAAGAAAGAACAGTGGAAAAGCTCACCGAGTTATGTTAGCTGAGCGAACTCGTACTAGTTTTGCCTCCACAACTCAGCCAAATTCGCCAATGCAACATGAGAGGACCCACCCTCTTTCACAGCAGCCACAGCTTCTTCTCTCAAACTCGACACTCTTTCTCTCACCTCTGTCCCCACTTCCGAGTCCATTAACTCCCGCACTCGCTTCTCCAACTCAGTTGCActtgttgggttacacgtgtgagtgaagtcccacattgaataaagatgagaagaatgagtggttaatataacataattgagcacatacccattgggcttaggccttttgggttaaagtgtgtctctatatgttatattaattacttaagaaagctccccaaggtgtttatctccccaacaagtggtatcagagcccatggTGGTGTGCGGCGAAGGTGGTGAGGTGTTCATGGTCCCTATCCAGCGGGGACAGAGAAAGCCTAAATAGCCCACACATAAAGATcctggagaagaagaaaaaaaaaaagagcccaacaaatgaatattgctaatggtgctaaataatggtgtgatgcaaggttcccatggacatggacgtgcggggttcccatggatgtgcGTGCGGGGTTGACACGTGGTTCCCATGGATGGCGTACGAGAGACTCATGGATGAtgcattgatgaagtgaaaagcccattaggcaagggggagtaagtaggacttgttcatgacccatagagaggtcttgaagcccacagagaggcagagactcacacgtgagggggagattgttgggttacacgtgtgagtgaagtcccacattgaataaagatgagaagaatgagtggttaatataacataattgagcacatacccattgggcttaggccttttgggttaaagtgtgtctctatatgttatattaattacttaaggaagctccccaaggtgtttatctccccaacagCACTCACAAACCCATCTTCCGAATCGTTTAACCCCAACGCTAACTTCGTTTCCTCCACCAAAACCACCCTATTCAACCTTTGCTCTGCGTACAAAGGCCAGCCAACCATTGGCACTTCACACCACACTGCTTCAAGCACTGAGTTCCACCCACAGTGAGTGACAAACCCACCCACTGAGTCATGACTCAGTACTGCCACCTGTGGAGCCCATTGTTTCACCACAAAACCTTTACCTTTGGTCCTTTCCAAGAAACCCTTTGGCAATAATTCATCCAAGTTTGGATCTTTATCCTTATCCAGCGGTGAATTTCTCACAACCCACAAAAATCTTTGACCGCTGTTTTCTAAACCCACCGCTATTTCTTTCGACTGTTTCTCCGAAAAAGATCCCAAGCTTCCGAAACATAGAAACACAACGCTTCGGCTCGGTTGTGAGTTTAACCAATTCAAACACTCGTGCTCTTCTCCATCTTGATTGGTGTTTGATATCAAAGGTCCAATACAGAAAATTGGCGGAGTTGGTCCATGTGGGACACATAGTCCACCAGAGATTGCCTTGATAGCTTTTGTTTCGAGCAAGTCAAACGTGTTTACAAGAAGTCCATTTGATTTGGCCATGTGCGTTGCTGTGTTAAGAAAATACTGGTACAATTTAGAACTAGTGCGATCGAACATAGTTTTCGGCATATCCGAAACCCGAATCGGAGGTAAGCCAGGAATATCATCAAGAAGCATATTACCATGGAGATCTTTCAAACTGTTATCCACTTTTTTATGCAAAGTGGGGCGGTATAGAAATGCAGCTAGGCCGCTTGGGCTAGAGGTGAAGAAATAGTAAGTGGGGATGTCAAGGTTTGAGGCCACTTCGAAAGCAGAATCACAGAAGAAATCAATGATAAAAGCTCTGAGTTTGGAGGTTTGGGAAATAGTTTTCAGGGTTTGGTGGAGATTTGGGTTGTTGAGGCGTGGTATTAAGTAGCAGAGTTCTACAGGGGAAGCAGTTCTGGGTGGGACTTCAGAGATGGGTGAGAGGTGGTGAAAGGTGATAGATGGGGTGGTGGAATTGACGGTGGTGATGTATTGGGTGGTAGAGCTTGCTACGTAATTGGGTGCGGTGGAGTTAGTATTTGTGTTTGGTTCACTTAAGATGAGGATTGTGATGGAGAAAGAAGGGTGATGTTTGAGTATGAGCTTGCCAAGCTCTACCATGGAGTTTAGATGGCCTCTGCCTGAAGAAGGGTATAGAACTATGGCATCCACCATTTTCACACAGAAGAGAAGAATGGGCTTAGTGGGGTTTCCCACTTGGGATTTTTACTTGGGAATTATGTGTGATTGCTCTAGTTACAGTAACTGACTATGTAAATAAACATGACTACCGTTCATGTACATATTAACATTCGGTAAAAATGGCTAACTACCactatttagtaaaaaaataataatttatcactattttaaaaatatataaaaagttatcacttttttgaaacttgagttgCAATAAAATTCGAATtccaaaaatttgagttttttttaaaaaatatgctttgaaaaattttgaaaattttttatggtgaaACTCAAGTATCATAAAAAACTCAATTTAACCAAACTCGAGTACCCAAAAAGTAGCACATTAATACTTCTTTCCGAAACAATGGTAAATTATAACATAGTTTGTGAAAATGTGCCATATGACCATTTTCGCattaatattttgttcattttctagCTCCTCTTCTATAATTTGATACATAAGTTTTTAAAAGTAACAATGggatcttattttaaaattaaaattaaaatttggaagATGTTTGgtataattatttaaacaacaaattttagtatttatattccggaacatatattttcataatatttaaccaataatactaaaaaaatttaaccaaatagaatttttttaaccCACAAGCAACACTTAAACAATGATAGTAAAAATCTGAAATTACTAATACTAATGGGATATTTTGAGATCTACACAGTAAAGAAAGATTTTGATCCTGTTATGCATGCGGGACCATGATAGTCAAGTCATGGTCCCGCATGCATGTggatataataattaataagtgGCGACCTTTGCCttcttttgataattaataAGTAGTGACTTTTGACTTTTcactttattttataattaataagtGGTGACTTGATGTGTGAGTGGAATTCCTTCAGTAGAAGCCATAAATGGTGTCCAACCCCCACTATAGTCTTTGCTCATTGGAAAATGTTCCAATCGATAGTGGGGTCGGACACCATTTATGGCTTTTTCTAATGGGTAATGACTAACGTCTCCtcactatccaaaaaaaaaaaaaaacaaaaaaggagaagaagactAACGTCTACTTATTCagcaaacaaaaaagaaaaaaaaaaaaaaaagactgacGGCCATTAtataccttcttcttttctgtctgtctgtctgtgtttgtttaaaacaataataataataataataacaacaacgaTAATAATTCTATCATTGAAATATGTTGTGATATAACTTATTTCATTTTCTCGGTAAAGTATgtttttttatctctatttaatacattatattttaatttgatttttaacattttaattgtatcaatttggtctctaacattTCAATATCATGTTAAATTTGTCTATGTAGTTatctttttgataaaaattaatgatGTATTTAATGATTAATATAAGAAATTAGCTTCCGTTGATGTGagaataaatgaaaattttattttgaccatttGTCAAgttagcaattttcttcccataTATAACGACAGAAACTAAATTGACATAACACTAAAAgattaggaaccaaattgacacaattgaaatattaggaatcaaattgaaatatggtgtaaaggaACCAAATATGTTGTTTAtcttaaaatttatcaaaaaatttttaGTGAAATTTGTGGTATGTCTTTATTTTagaagtcaattttctttttattgtttgtgagtgattgtttcaaaataaataaataagtctaactaacataaaaaaataaaaatcttactAAACGGTAATTCAATGGACTTTGTCCCCATTTTGTTATAAGAAAGGAATAAAATGTTGGCTtcataagaaatttatttttattttatttttaaataagatagaaacagaagaagaaagagcaAATTGAGATTGAATcctattctttctctctctctctctcttttttactttttttttttttttgtttgtgcgTTAACTCTACTTTGAAGGAGATTTAGACATATAATCTTTATTTATCGGTCTAAACTCTAAAGACTCTAAACAAGCATTCACATTTTAAAATGAGAATCCCAAAACTAGAAATCTAGCTACTATCATTTaacaagaaaaaatttattgggCTCCAATaatcactttttctctttttgcctttttatttgtCCTAAATGTTGATTTTTTCtcattctaaaaattttattttacaaacaaaatgagaatcccaaaaccaaaaaaggtttatttatttatttagaagaTATAAACGAGGAAGTTGAAGAGACTATCAGAAGGGAAAAATTGCTATGGTTCATACTTCAAAACGACGTCATTTTGAAGCATGTACTAActactaacatcattttttttttatatacaagatagaatttctactctagtctaatttaagtgtacatgtgtgtgaagcttcatcctaaagacttgaaccccagccCTTACCCCttacaccccacaagcacttatacttgtggagtgaccatcacaccaaCGGTGTGCGGTGGTACTACTAACATCATTTGAGTATTTTACATATGAACTTCATGGTAAGGAAACAAACCTTTACCTTTGTCGGAGCATAATTTATAGGTATTATTTATTGCACATTTGAAAACCTgatttttgggaaaattttaatGACATATTAAAGAGTctaagtttaaaaaatttgacacaacATATATGGAATTCAAAATCTAACAAATATGAATTATAGAGTTTTAACATATACCGTCCACTTTTGATAATTGTGCTCgttattattagaccaagataTTAATCGGTTTTTAGAATATGCGGAAATTAAActctaaatttcttattcaatcatcatagattttattagttgagctaactggtaCTCACTAACACGTAAGAATTATGAAATGTTGTTAGTCAACAAAATTCTAAGGAATTTGAAAACCCACCACATGGTAAGCAATAGAGGcttcaaaattatcaaatagcAGAGCTTGTATCTGTATGTAAAGGAAAAAATTCAGTAGAGTTTAAACACTATAATCAAAAAGCTGGGCCATTGGGTTGATGGCTCAATGCTTTCTTTACCCCAGCACAACAAAGCCTGTTACTTTAGTCCAAATATATAGTGTGATATGGAGAACTAAGGCGAGACATGGAGAACTAATAGACTTGATTGGATAAATCGAATAGAAACAAAAACGTTAAGAGCATTAGTAGCCGAgtttgccaaaaaattctattttacaaccttaaaatctactttatttattttatcatctcattttacaacttCCTCAACATcccaatttctatttttatatacaatttaataaaataatataaactacgtgataaaataattaaaaaatttactcctctctctctctttcctcctaTCCTCTTTTTCTCCATCCAGCAACTTAACATATACCGTCCGCTTTTGATAATTGTGCTCATTAGTATTAGACCAAGACATTAATCGGTTTTTAGAATAGGCGGAAATTAAActctaaatttcttattcaatcatcatagattttattagttgagctaactggtaCTCACTAACACGTATGAATTATGAAATGTTGTTAGTCAACAAAATTCTAAAGAATTTGAAAACCCACCACATGGTAAGCAATAGAGGcttcaaaattatcaaatagcAGAGCTTGTATCTGTATGTAAAggaaagtttcaacctatgacgtctgCTCCTAATGATATAATCAAAAAGTTAGGCCATTATTATCAAAGTGCTTCAAAGCAAGGTATTTTCCTCGGTCTACTTTTCTTGAGGCAAAAGAATCTCCCGGATGTTCCTATGTTTGGAGAAGTTTGGTGGCTGCTCTTCCTATTCTCAAGTCAGGCTATTGTTGGAGGGTTGGTACTGGGTCTTCAATTAGTGTTGTGGGTGATAAATGGATCCCTAACTACCCTACCAACAAAGTTCTTCACCCTATTCATGAGCTGGTTGATGAGCTGGCTGTTTCAGAATTAATTGATCCGGAGCTGCATATCTGGAGAGGTGATCTAATCACGAATCTGCTCCATAAAGACGATGCTGCTGCTATTACAAAGATTCCGCTTAGTAGAAGGGTTGTGTCAGATTCAATCATTTGGTTGCATAATAAAAATGGGATGTTCTCAGTCAAGTCTGCCTGCAAGGTTGCACGAAGAATGAGAGGTGAAGGGTCTTGGGCTGAATCTTCAGGGGGATGTGTTGGGAAATTGGTCTGGCCGGTTTTGTGGAAGCTCTGTgttccaaacaaaataaaaatactcaGGTGGCGGGCATGTAATGACGTCTTACCAACAAAGTGTAATCTGGTGAAGAGGAAAATTATTAATGATGACAAGTGCCATATTTGCTCTAGGGAAGTGGAGTCCATAACCCATGCTTTATAGGGCTGTGCAGCGGTGCAAGATGTGTAGGCTGGGAGTATTACGAAGCTGCAAAAGGGTGTCTCGACCTTCAGTGATTTCATGCAGTTCATGGAGCATTTGGTGACTCGGCTTTCAACTGATGAGATGGAGCTGTTTTTGGTTCAGTGTTGGCTGGTTTGGAATCAGCGCAATTGTGTCTTGTATGGAGGTCAGTTGAAGCATCCGACCAGTCTTAATAAATGGGCAGCGAAGTTCCTAAAGGAATTTAAACACGCACAGGTGTCTCTGGATAACAGGATGAAGGAGCAAGCAATGGGTGATATATGGCAGCCGCCTTCGTCTATGGAATATAAGTTAAACTTTGATGCTGCAATTTTTTCTAGGCTGGAGAAATCTGGTATAGGCGCTATCATCAGGAATGATAAAGGTGAGGTCATGGCTGGCATGTCTGCTATTGGGCCGAAGGTGGATACAAGTGAAGAGGCGAAGCTTCTTGAGTGTAGGCGATCAATAGAGTTTGCTGTGGAAGCTGGTTTTACTCGCCTAGTGATAGAGGGAGATAATTCCAATGTTATGCAAGCAATTTCTTCTGATGCGGCTAACTACTCCTTTCTTGGCAATGTGGTGGATGATATTCGCCATTTGATGTCGGGATTACAGTGGGCTTCAACTAGTAAGATTAGGAGGGGAGGCAATAAGGTAGCACATGTTTTAGCTCAACATGCGAGGCACttagattttgatttattttggttggAGGATTCTCCCCCACCAGCTTTGGAAGCCTTGTATCaggatttgattttattatgaTTGAATGAATTATGttcctttctaaaaaaaaaaagctgggCCATTAGGCTGATGGCTCAATGCTTTCTTTACCCCAGCACAGCAAAGCCTGTTACTTTAGTCCAAATATATGGCGTGATATGGAGAACTAAGGCGAGATATGGAGAACTAATAGACTTGATTGGATAAATCgaatagaaacaaaaaagttaaGAGCATTAGTAGCCGAgtttgccaaaaaattctattttacaactttaaaatctactttatttattttatcatccCATTTTACAACTTTCTCAACATcccaatttctatttttatgtataattcaataaaataatataaactacgtgataaaataattaaaaaatttactccactctctctctttcctcctaTCCTCTTTTTCTCCATCCAGCAACCACCACACCCACGATCAAAACTAGACGCCTCCTCCATGACCAAAACCAACCTCTCCTTCATAACCAAAACCAACCTCCATCGCCACCACAATTAGTATCCATCCAAAAATCAATACcatagcaatatatatatatatatatatatttttttttttctttaggtcTCAATCCTCACTAAATCCAAATCTCCAGTTCTATGACATCTTAGTTCTCAAGTTCAAGGTGAAAGAAGTAGAACCATTGAAGGTGAAGGGGACACGGCCCCACGACCCTCGACCCATACCCATCAAGGCGTGAGAGAGGG contains the following coding sequences:
- the LOC115960176 gene encoding anthocyanidin 5,3-O-glucosyltransferase-like isoform X2 yields the protein MVDAIVLYPSSGRGHLNSMVELGKLILKHHPSFSITILILSEPNTNTNSTAPNYVASSTTQYITTVNSTTPSITFHHLSPISEVPPRTASPVELCYLIPRLNNPNLHQTLKTISQTSKLRAFIIDFFCDSAFEVASNLDIPTYYFFTSSPSGLAAFLYRPTLHKKVDNSLKDLHGNMLLDDIPGLPPIRVSDMPKTMFDRTSSKLYQYFLNTATHMAKSNGLLVNTFDLLETKAIKAISGGLCVPHGPTPPIFCIGPLISNTNQDGEEHECLNWLNSQPSRSVVFLCFGSLGSFSEKQSKEIAVGLENSGQRFLWVVRNSPLDKDKDPNLDELLPKGFLERTKGKGFVVKQWAPQVAVLSHDSVGGFVTHCGWNSVLEAVWCEVPMVGWPLYAEQRLNRVVLVEETKLALGLNDSEDGFVSATELEKRVRELMDSEVGTEVRERVSSLREEAVAAVKEGGSSHVALANLAELWRQN
- the LOC115960176 gene encoding anthocyanidin 5,3-O-glucosyltransferase-like isoform X1, encoding MVDAIVLYPSSGRGHLNSMVELGKLILKHHPSFSITILILSEPNTNTNSTAPNYVASSTTQYITTVNSTTPSITFHHLSPISEVPPRTASPVELCYLIPRLNNPNLHQTLKTISQTSKLRAFIIDFFCDSAFEVASNLDIPTYYFFTSSPSGLAAFLYRPTLHKKVDNSLKDLHGNMLLDDIPGLPPIRVSDMPKTMFDRTSSKLYQYFLNTATHMAKSNGLLVNTFDLLETKAIKAISGGLCVPHGPTPPIFCIGPLISNTNQDGEEHECLNWLNSQPSRSVVFLCFGSLGSFSEKQSKEIAVGLENSGQRFLWVVRNSPLDKDKDPNLDELLPKGFLERTKGKGFVVKQWAPQVAVLSHDSVGGFVTHCGWNSVLEAVWCEVPMVGWPLYAEQRLNRVVLVEETKLALGLNDSEDGFVSATELEKRVRELMDSEVGTEVRERVSSLREEAVAAVKEGGSSHVALANLAELWRQN